The following proteins are encoded in a genomic region of Methanoculleus bourgensis MS2:
- a CDS encoding class I SAM-dependent methyltransferase, translated as MTYRDIDWNTVWKDLYEKNAECRGSGECASIWESREKALDFLNQSRENPDRIRHIIDGLPLRAESAVLDIGAGPGTLAVPLAGRVARVTAVEPAAGMVEVMEEYAAEEGVSNLSIVRKRWEDVDPAADLNGPYDIVMASYSLGMPDIRTAIEKMCKASSGRVYLFWFAGTTTWEQGMLDLWPGLHGKEYQRGPKVDVLWNVLYAMGICPNVETVRMEHTRRFPDIDAAVAEYGKQYRVRTPAQERMLRDYLAGMLSENGDDLVLSGMTTRVKIWWEVDGCR; from the coding sequence ATGACATACAGAGACATTGACTGGAATACCGTCTGGAAAGACCTCTACGAGAAGAATGCAGAGTGCCGGGGGAGCGGGGAATGCGCCTCGATCTGGGAATCACGTGAGAAAGCACTCGATTTTCTGAATCAATCACGGGAGAACCCGGATAGGATCCGCCATATTATCGACGGGCTCCCGCTCAGGGCCGAATCGGCGGTGCTGGATATCGGCGCCGGACCCGGAACGCTTGCCGTCCCCCTTGCGGGCCGGGTTGCCCGTGTGACCGCCGTCGAACCAGCGGCAGGCATGGTGGAGGTTATGGAGGAGTACGCGGCAGAGGAGGGTGTATCAAACCTCTCGATCGTGCGGAAACGCTGGGAGGATGTCGATCCGGCGGCCGACCTGAATGGTCCCTACGACATTGTGATGGCCTCGTACTCGCTCGGGATGCCGGATATCAGAACAGCGATCGAGAAGATGTGTAAGGCGTCCTCGGGACGGGTCTACCTCTTCTGGTTTGCCGGGACGACAACCTGGGAGCAGGGGATGCTCGACCTCTGGCCGGGCCTGCACGGGAAGGAATACCAGCGGGGGCCGAAGGTCGACGTCCTCTGGAACGTCCTCTACGCGATGGGGATCTGCCCGAACGTGGAGACGGTGCGGATGGAGCATACCCGCAGGTTCCCGGATATCGACGCAGCAGTTGCCGAGTATGGGAAGCAGTACAGGGTCAGGACCCCTGCACAGGAGAGAATGCTCAGGGATTACCTCGCCGGTATGCTCTCGGAGAACGGCGACGACCTGGTGCTCTCCGGCATGACGACGCGGGTGAAGATCTGGTGGGAGGTGGACGGGTGCCGGTGA
- a CDS encoding ATP-binding protein, which translates to MKITICGKGGSGKSSVAALLAREYARRNRAVLVVDTDESNLGLHRLLGTDAPPDLMDYFGGKRAVTEKIMAAMPDPSSVDLVGETWTIDAIPGDYVARENGVRLVAIGKIHDAGEGCACPMGMLARQFLDHLDLGDDDVVIADTEAGIEHFGRGVDQGADVVLMVVDPSFESLRLAEKVGDMAARIGVPLYYILNRVDLFSAARLRRSMPESSRIACEIPPDPAILAAGLDGRALEQSHPGIVTLADTLDATWRGGA; encoded by the coding sequence ATGAAGATTACCATCTGTGGCAAGGGAGGCAGCGGGAAGAGCAGCGTTGCCGCGCTGCTTGCCCGCGAGTATGCACGGAGGAACCGTGCGGTACTGGTCGTCGACACCGACGAATCGAACCTCGGGCTGCACCGTCTTCTCGGGACGGACGCCCCTCCTGACCTTATGGATTACTTCGGGGGCAAGAGAGCAGTGACAGAGAAGATCATGGCTGCGATGCCGGACCCGTCGTCCGTGGACCTGGTGGGGGAGACCTGGACCATCGACGCGATTCCCGGCGACTATGTCGCACGGGAAAACGGGGTCAGGCTCGTTGCCATTGGGAAGATCCATGACGCCGGGGAGGGGTGCGCCTGCCCGATGGGGATGCTCGCCCGCCAGTTCCTCGACCACCTCGACCTCGGGGATGACGATGTCGTCATCGCCGATACGGAGGCCGGGATCGAACACTTCGGCCGGGGTGTAGACCAGGGGGCCGACGTGGTCCTCATGGTCGTGGACCCGTCGTTTGAGTCGCTCCGGCTCGCGGAGAAGGTCGGGGATATGGCAGCACGGATCGGCGTTCCGCTCTACTACATCTTAAACAGGGTCGACCTCTTCTCGGCCGCCCGGTTGCGCCGGAGCATGCCCGAATCCTCGCGGATCGCCTGCGAGATCCCGCCGGACCCCGCGATCCTTGCCGCGGGCCTCGACGGCCGGGCGCTGGAACAGAGCCATCCCGGGATCGTCACGCTCGCGGATACGCTGGACGCCACCTGGAGGGGAGGAGCATGA